CGCTGTGGAAGGGCAAGCCCGTCAAGGCGCTGACCGAAGGCAAGAACAAGACCGGCGGCCGCAACAACAAGGGTCACGTGACCTCGCGCGGCATCGCGGGCGGCCACAAGCAGAAGTACCGCTACATCGACTTCAAGCGTCGCAAGTGGGACATGCCGGCCACTGTCGAGCGTCTGGAATACGACCCCAACCGCACCGCGTTCATCGCGCTCGTCAAGTACGAGGACGGCGAGCAGGCCTATATCCTGGCGCCGCAGCGTCTGGCCGTTGGTGACGTCGTCGTCGCCGGCGAAAAGACCGACGTGAAGCCGGGCAACGCCATGCTGCTGTCGCAGATGCCGGTCGGCACCATCATCCACAACGTGGAGATGAAGCCGGGCAAGGGCGGCCAGATCGCGCGTTCGGCGGGCACCTATGTGCAGCTCGTCGGCCGTGACCGTGGCATGGTCATCGTCCGCTTGAACTCGGGCGAGCAGCGCTACCTGCGCGGTGACTGCATGGGCACCGTCGGCGCGGTCTCGAACCCCGACAACTCGAACCAGAACCTTGCCAAGGCCGGCCGCAACCGCTGGCTGGGCAAGCGTCCGCTGACGCGTGGTGTCGCCAAGAACCCGGTCGACCACCCGCATGGTGGTGGTGAAGGCCGGACTTCGGGCGGCCGCCATCCCGTGACGCCGTGGGGCAAGCCGACCAAGGGCGCCCGCACCCGTCACAACAAGCAGACGGACAAGTTCATCATCCGTTCGCGCCACGCGAAGAAGAAGAGGTAATCGACCATGGCACGTTCCGTCTGGAAGGGCCCCTTCGTCGACCTGCATCTCCTGAAGAAGGCGGAAGCCGCTCAGGACGCTGGTACCCGCGCCGGCCCGATCAAGACCTGGTCGCGGCGTTCGACGATCCTGCCGCAGTTCGTTGGCCTGACGTTCAACGTCTACAACGGCCAGAAGTTCATCCCCGTCTCCGTCTCGGAAGAGATGGTCGGCCACAAGCTTGGCGAGTTCGCGCCCACGCGCAACTTCCCCGGCCACGCCGCTGACAAGAAGGGCAAGCGCTGATGAGCAAGCCTAAGGCACCCCGTCGCGTCGGCGACAAGGAAGCGCTGTCGGTCGGCACGCAGATCCGCGGTTCGGCCCAGAAGCTGAACCTCGTTGCAGGCCTGATCCGCGGCCGCAAGGCCGAAGAGGCCATGAACATCCTTGCCTTCTCGAAGAAGGCGATGGCGGTTGACGCGCGCAAGGTTCTCGCTTCGGCGATCGCCAACGCGGAAAACAACCACAACCTGGACGTTGACGCGCTGGTCGTGGCGGAAGCCTCGGTCGGCAAGTCGATCACGATGAAGCGCTTCCACACGCGTGGTCGTGGCAAGTCGACCCGGATCCTCAAGCCGTTCTCGCGGCTGCGGATCGTTGTCCGCGAAGTCGAGGAGGCCTGATCATGGGTCACAAGACCAACCCCATCGGTCTGCGCCTGCAGATCAACCGCACCTGGGACAGCCGCTGGTACGCCGAAGGGCGCAACTACGAGCAGCTGCTCAAGGAAGACCTTCAGATCCGCAAGTTCATCGTTGAAACGCTGCCGCAGGCCGCGATTTCGAAGGTGGTGATCGAACGTCCGGCCAAGCTGTGCCGCGTGTCGATCTATGCGGCCCGTCCCGGTGTGATCATCGGCAAGAAGGGCGCGGACATCGAGAAGCTGCGCTCGAAGCTGGCCACGATGACCGGCAGCGACGTGAAGCTGAACATCGTTGAAATCCGCAAGCCGGAAATCGACGCCAAGCTCGTCGCCCAAGGTGTTGCCGACCAGCTCATCCGCCGCGTCGCCTTCCGCCGCGCGATGAAGCGCGCCGTGCAGTCCGCCCTCCGTCTTGGCGCCGAAGGCATCAAGATCACGTGTGGCGGCCGTCTCGGCGGCGCGGAAATCGCCCGCGTCGAATGGTACCGCGAAGGTCGCGTTCCGCTGCACACGCTGCGCGCGAACATCGACTACGCCGAAGCCGAAGCCCTGACCGCCTATGGCGTGATCGGCATCAAGTGCTGGATCTTCAAGGGCGAGATCCTGGGGCACGACCCGATGGCGCAGGACCGGCTGATGATGGAGGCTCAGACCTCCGGCGTCCGCCCGGCGCGCTGAGGCTCAGGATAGAGAAGCACCATGCTGCAACCGAAGAAGACCAAGTTCCGCAAGGCCTTCAAGGGCCGGATCAAGGGCGACGCCAAGGGCGGTACGGACCTGAACTTCGGCTCCTATGGCCTGAAGGCGCTGGAGCCGGAGCGTGTCACCGCGCGCCAGATCGAAGCCGCCCGCCGTGCGATCACGCGCCACATCAAGCGTCAGGGACGCCTGTGGATCCGCGTGTTCCCCGACGTGCCGGTTTCGAAGAAGCCCGCCGAAGTCCGTCAGGGCAAGGGCAAGGGTTCGGTCGAATACTGGGCAGCCCGCGTCAAGCCGGGCCGCATCCTGTTCGAACTGGACGGCGTTGCCGGTCCGCTCGCCGCGGAAGCGTTCAGCCGCGCCGCGATGAAGCTGCCCATCAAGACCAAGGTCGTCGCCCGTCTTGGCGACACCTCGCA
The Novosphingobium sp. EMRT-2 genome window above contains:
- the rplB gene encoding 50S ribosomal protein L2, giving the protein MALKNYNPTSPARRGLILVDKSSLWKGKPVKALTEGKNKTGGRNNKGHVTSRGIAGGHKQKYRYIDFKRRKWDMPATVERLEYDPNRTAFIALVKYEDGEQAYILAPQRLAVGDVVVAGEKTDVKPGNAMLLSQMPVGTIIHNVEMKPGKGGQIARSAGTYVQLVGRDRGMVIVRLNSGEQRYLRGDCMGTVGAVSNPDNSNQNLAKAGRNRWLGKRPLTRGVAKNPVDHPHGGGEGRTSGGRHPVTPWGKPTKGARTRHNKQTDKFIIRSRHAKKKR
- the rpsS gene encoding 30S ribosomal protein S19, producing the protein MARSVWKGPFVDLHLLKKAEAAQDAGTRAGPIKTWSRRSTILPQFVGLTFNVYNGQKFIPVSVSEEMVGHKLGEFAPTRNFPGHAADKKGKR
- the rplV gene encoding 50S ribosomal protein L22, producing MSKPKAPRRVGDKEALSVGTQIRGSAQKLNLVAGLIRGRKAEEAMNILAFSKKAMAVDARKVLASAIANAENNHNLDVDALVVAEASVGKSITMKRFHTRGRGKSTRILKPFSRLRIVVREVEEA
- the rpsC gene encoding 30S ribosomal protein S3; protein product: MGHKTNPIGLRLQINRTWDSRWYAEGRNYEQLLKEDLQIRKFIVETLPQAAISKVVIERPAKLCRVSIYAARPGVIIGKKGADIEKLRSKLATMTGSDVKLNIVEIRKPEIDAKLVAQGVADQLIRRVAFRRAMKRAVQSALRLGAEGIKITCGGRLGGAEIARVEWYREGRVPLHTLRANIDYAEAEALTAYGVIGIKCWIFKGEILGHDPMAQDRLMMEAQTSGVRPAR
- the rplP gene encoding 50S ribosomal protein L16 encodes the protein MLQPKKTKFRKAFKGRIKGDAKGGTDLNFGSYGLKALEPERVTARQIEAARRAITRHIKRQGRLWIRVFPDVPVSKKPAEVRQGKGKGSVEYWAARVKPGRILFELDGVAGPLAAEAFSRAAMKLPIKTKVVARLGDTSHLGGE